One window of the Aquila chrysaetos chrysaetos chromosome 8, bAquChr1.4, whole genome shotgun sequence genome contains the following:
- the SCAF8 gene encoding SR-related and CTD-associated factor 8 isoform X1, translating into MEAVKAFNSELYSLNDYKPPISKAKMTQITKAAIKAIKFYKHVVQSVEKFIQKCKPEYKVPGLYVIDSIVRQSRHQFGQEKDVFAPRFSNNIISTFQNLYRCPGDDKSKIVRVLNLWQKNNVFKSEIIQPLLDMAAGIPPPVVTPVLPSTTAAMSNNTPGTPVTPVTPANVVQSLPDPWVSQIANTDTLAAVAQILQSPQGQQLQQLIQTLQIQQQKPQPSLLQALDAGLVVQLQALTAQLTAAAAAANTLNPLEQSVSFNKKLMDRFDFGEESEQNEEPKKETPTSQLPLVPESVNNSLFHQLAEQLQQQNLEHLRQQLLEQQQPQKASPEENQEGNFGSEHSASPSQGSSQQQFLEVETNVDDSMDIQQQDMDIDEGQDVAEEEIFEQEEKKSAVRSRSRTRSRSRSRSPRKRRSRSRSGSRKRKHRKRSRSRSRERKRKSSRSYSSERRAREREKERQKKGLPPIRSKTLSVCSTTLWVGQVDKKATQQDLTNLFEEFGQIESINMIPPRGCAYVCMVHRQDAYRALQKLSSGSYKIGSKIIKIAWALNKGVKTEYKQFWDVDLGVSYIPWEKVKLDDLEGFAEGGMIDQETVNTEWETARSSEAAKENIQTTQSAAVDKSTVITTQTEAYTQPVTMLQIPVAPAVPAVSLVPPAFPVTMSVPPPGYSAIPPPPFLRASFNPSQPPPGYMPPPVPPVVPPPVVPPPVVPPVVPTPLVQPPLPIAQETMKDVPFTSLVLPVGTVTSNLATPTLSAGSVFNPLPINKPESDEKGSHLADLQISSSENSRSVQSDVSSSSGLVGGVQPPSVSSSSGLTGEGQPPSVSSSSGLAGGVQPPSVSSSSGLVGGVQPPTVSSSSGLAGGVQLPTVSSSSSLAGGVQPPSVSSSSGLMAGVQPPNVSSSSGLLAGVHPPSVSSSPGLLTGMQPPSVSSSSGVLVGVQPPSVSSNSGLLIMPPPNVSSSSGLMGVPPPNISSSSGLLAMQHPAGVQNMPHLNISSQRMPGMPLIDIRPGLMPHSPGPRFPLMQPGMPPQRSIPPPAILDPSLHPPPRGPFPPGDIFNQTERPFGTPGRQNIDSISNPEKRLPLGGDNIQQEGDRDYRFPPVESRDNLNRPSPADVRDSVGRPPVDPREGIGRPPVDGREHFARPHVDMRENFGRPGIDNLGRREHFGFNSDKHWGQRGDYDEREHHAFPIYGGPKGFHEDRERFRHVNYRFDSRSGPNWNRGFEQDAHRDFDDRRRPWERQRDRDDRDFNFCREINGNRFGRDRMSNNWIPPPHPRVFEYFDGATSQRKADNMPQVNGENTETESQPPTAQVQDDPELYEKLTSSVEINKEKSDTEADIESEPVVESTETEGT; encoded by the exons ttgtACTCGCTAAATGATTATAAGCCACCCATTTCTAAAGCTAAAATGACACAGATCACCAAGGCAGCAATCAAGGCTATAAAG ttctaCAAGCACGTTGTACAGAGTGTTGAGAAATTCATTCAAAAG TGTAAACCAGAATACAAGGTACCTGGTCTGTATGTCATTGACTCCATTGTGAGACAGTCCCGGCATCAGTTTGGGCAAGAAAAGGATGTGTTTGCTCCAAGATTCAGCAATAACATCATCAGCACTTTCCAGAACTTGTACCGTTGTCCTGGGGATGACAAG agTAAAATTGTTAGAGTGCTAAATTTGTGGCAGAAGAATAATGTGTTCAAGAGTGAAATTATTCAGCCTCTCTTGGATATGGCAGCAGGAATTCCTCCTCCAGTTGTCACCCCTGTCTTGCCCAGCACTACAGCTGCTATGAGCAACAATACACCAG gaACACCTGTGACTCCAGTTACTCCAGCCAATGTGGTACAGAGTTTACCTGATCCTTGGGTATCTCAGATTGCTAATACAGATACCcttgctgctgttgcacagaTTTTACAGAGTCCTCAAGGCCAACAG ctTCAGCAGTTGATACAGACACTGCAgatacagcagcagaaacctCAGCCTTCACTACTTCAAGCCCTGGATGCTGGTCTTGTCGTTCAGTTACAGGCCCTCACAGCACAGCttacagctgcagctgctgctgctaacaCACTTAATCCACTGGAACAGAGTGTCTCTTTTAATAAG AAGCTGATGGACAGGTTTGACTTTGGGGAAGAATCTGAACAAAATGAAGAGCCTAAAAAGGAAACTCCCACTTCCCAACT gcCTTTAGTACCAGAATCTGTGAACAACTCGCTTTTTCACCAACTAGCTGAACAGCTACAGCAACAAAATTTAGAACATCTCAGACAACAGCTTCTGGAGCAACAGCAGCCTCAAAAG GCAAGCCCTGAGGAGAATCAAGAAGGAAATTTTGGTTCAGAGCACTCTGCCTCACCATCACAAGGGAGTAGTCAGCAGCAATTTTTAGAAGTGGAAACAAATGTAGATGATTCAATGGATATTCAACAACAG GACATGGATATAGATGAAGGACAGGATGTTGctgaagaagagatttttgaacaagaagaaaagaaatcagctgTTCGTTCAAGATCAAGAACTCGTTCAAGATCTCGTTCAAG GTCACCAAGGAAACGGAGGTCTAGATCACGATCTGGTTCTCGTAAGCGTAAACACAGAAAACGTTCACGCTCAAGatcaagagaaaggaagagaaagtcGTCTCGGTCATATTCCAGTGAAAGAAGGGctagggaaagggaaaaagaacgTCAGAAAAAGGGATTGCCTCCTATACGGTCAAAAACACTAAGTG TTTGCAGTACTACTCTTTGGGTAGGTCAAGTAGACAAGAAGGCTACACAGCAAGATTTAACTAACTTGTTTGAAGAATTTGGACAAATAGAGTCAATTAAT atGATTCCCCCAAGAGGTTGTGCTTATGTCTGTATGGTTCACAGACAAGATGCGTATCGTGCTCTTCAGAAACTTAGTTCTGGGTCCTATAAAATAGGATCTAAAATTATTAAG attgcCTGGGCTTTGAACAAAGGTGTGAAAACAGAATACAAGCAATTCTGGGATGTGGATCTGGGAGTTTCATATATTCCTTGGGAGAAAGTAAAATTGGATGATTTGGAGGGCTTTGCTGAAGGTGGCATGATTGATCAGGAAACAGTAAATACAG aatgggaAACAGCCAGAAGCTCAGAAGCtgctaaagaaaatattcaaactACACAGAGTGCTGCAGTTGATAAGAGTACAGTTATTACAACGCAGACAGAAGCTTACACGCAACCAGTCACTATGCTGCAG ATTCCAGtagctccagctgtgcctgctGTTAGCTTGGTTCCACCTGCGTTTCCTGTCACAATGTCTGTCCCTCCTCCTGGTTATAGCGCAATTCCTCCTCCACCCTTCTTGCGAGCAAGTTTCAACCCTTCACAGCCACCTCCAG GTTATATGCCTCCCCCAGTTCCACCTGTGGTCCCCCCACCTGTTGTCCCGCCACCTGTTGTCCCACCAGTTGTTCCAACAC CTTTAGTCCAGCCTCCATTACCAATTGCACAAGAGACAATGAAGGATGTTCCTTTTACTAGCCTTGTTCTACCAGTTGGCACAGTTACTAGCAATCTAGCTACTCCAACGTTATCTGCTGGAAGTGTTTTTAATCCTCTGCCAATCAACAAACCAGAATCGGATGAAAAGGGGTCACATCTTGCAGACCTTCAGATTTCTTCCAGTGAAAACAGTAGATCTG TGCAAAGTGATGTCTCGAGTAGCTCTGGACTTGTTGGAGGAGTGCAGCCACCCAGCGTCTCAAGCAGTTCTGGGCTTACTGGAGAAGGGCAACCACCCAGCGTCTCAAGTAGCTCTGGACTTGCAGGGGGAGTACAGCCACCCAGTGTTTCAAGCAGCTCTGGACTTGTAGGAGGAGTGCAACCACCAACTGTTTCAAGCAGTTCTGGTCTTGCAGGAGGAGTGCAGCTACCTACTGTCTCCAGTAGCTCTTCTCTTGCTGGCGGAGTTCAGCCACCCAGTGTCTCAAGTAGCTCTGGACTCATGGCTGGAGTGCAACCACCAAATGTCTCCAGTAGCTCAGGGCTTCTAGCTGGAGTGCATCCACCCAGTGTCTCAAGCAGCCCTGGCCTTCTGACAGGAATGCAGCCACCCAGTGTCTCAAGCAGCTCAGGAGTTCTGGTAGGAGTACAGCCACCAAGTGTTTCGAGCAACTCTGGGCTTCTCATAATGCCACCACCTAATGTTTCAAGTAGTTCTGGACTTATGGGAGTGCCACCACCAAATATTTCAAGTAGTTCTGGACTTCTGGCAATGCAGCATCCAGCTGGGGTTCAAAACATGCCTCATTTAAATATTAGTAGTCAAAGGATGCCGGGAATGCCTCTTATAGATATCCGTCCAGGCCTAATGCCCCATTCGCCTGGACCAAGGTTTCCATTAATGCAGCCAGGAATGCCACCGCAGCGTAGTATTCCTCCTCCAGCAATCCTTGATCCATCTCTTCACCCACCACCTCGAGGTCCTTTTCCTCCAGgagatatttttaatcaaacagAAAGACCTTTTGGAACACCAGGAAGACAAAACATCGATAGCATTTCTAATCCAGAGAAAAGACTACCACTTGGAGGTGATAACATTCAGCAGGAAGGAGACAGAGATTATCGCTTTCCTCCAGTGGAAAGCAGAGATAATCTTAACAGACCGTCTCCAGCGGATGTCAGAGATTCTGTTGGACGACCACCAGTTGATCCAAGAGAAGGCATAGGAAGGCCTCCAGTAGATGGAAGAGAACACTTTGCAAGACCACATGTAGACATGAGAGAAAATTTTGGAAGACCGGGTATAGATAACCTTGGTCGAAGAGAGCATTTTGGTTTCAATTCAGACAAGCACTGGGGACAGAGAGGAGATTATGATGAAAGAGAGCACCATGCCTTCCCTATTTATGGTGGCCCTAAAGGCTTCCATGAAGACAGAGAGAGGTTTCGGCATGTAAACTATAGGTTTGATAGTAGAAGTGGTCCCAATTGGAATAGAGGATTTGAACAAGATGCTCACAGAGATTTTGATGACCGCAGAAGACCCTGGGAAAGACAGAGGGATAGGGATgacagagattttaatttttgcagagaaattaatGGGAACAGGTTTGGAAGAGACAGAATGTCAAACAACTGGATCCCCCCTCCACATCCACGggtttttgaatattttgatgGGGCCACTTCCCAACGCAAAGCCGATAATATGCCCCAGGTAAACGGTGAAAATACAGAGACAGAAAGTCAGCCACCAACTGCACAGGTGCAGGATGATCCAGAACTTTATGAAAAACTGACATCTTCCGTCGAGATAAACAAAGAGAAGAGTGACACAGAAGCTGATATAGAAAGTGAACCAGTGGTAGAAAGCACAGAAACTGAGGGGACATAA
- the SCAF8 gene encoding SR-related and CTD-associated factor 8 isoform X2 has translation MEAVKAFNSELYSLNDYKPPISKAKMTQITKAAIKAIKFYKHVVQSVEKFIQKCKPEYKVPGLYVIDSIVRQSRHQFGQEKDVFAPRFSNNIISTFQNLYRCPGDDKSKIVRVLNLWQKNNVFKSEIIQPLLDMAAGIPPPVVTPVLPSTTAAMSNNTPGTPVTPVTPANVVQSLPDPWVSQIANTDTLAAVAQILQSPQGQQLQQLIQTLQIQQQKPQPSLLQALDAGLVVQLQALTAQLTAAAAAANTLNPLEQSVSFNKLMDRFDFGEESEQNEEPKKETPTSQLPLVPESVNNSLFHQLAEQLQQQNLEHLRQQLLEQQQPQKASPEENQEGNFGSEHSASPSQGSSQQQFLEVETNVDDSMDIQQQDMDIDEGQDVAEEEIFEQEEKKSAVRSRSRTRSRSRSRSPRKRRSRSRSGSRKRKHRKRSRSRSRERKRKSSRSYSSERRAREREKERQKKGLPPIRSKTLSVCSTTLWVGQVDKKATQQDLTNLFEEFGQIESINMIPPRGCAYVCMVHRQDAYRALQKLSSGSYKIGSKIIKIAWALNKGVKTEYKQFWDVDLGVSYIPWEKVKLDDLEGFAEGGMIDQETVNTEWETARSSEAAKENIQTTQSAAVDKSTVITTQTEAYTQPVTMLQIPVAPAVPAVSLVPPAFPVTMSVPPPGYSAIPPPPFLRASFNPSQPPPGYMPPPVPPVVPPPVVPPPVVPPVVPTPLVQPPLPIAQETMKDVPFTSLVLPVGTVTSNLATPTLSAGSVFNPLPINKPESDEKGSHLADLQISSSENSRSVQSDVSSSSGLVGGVQPPSVSSSSGLTGEGQPPSVSSSSGLAGGVQPPSVSSSSGLVGGVQPPTVSSSSGLAGGVQLPTVSSSSSLAGGVQPPSVSSSSGLMAGVQPPNVSSSSGLLAGVHPPSVSSSPGLLTGMQPPSVSSSSGVLVGVQPPSVSSNSGLLIMPPPNVSSSSGLMGVPPPNISSSSGLLAMQHPAGVQNMPHLNISSQRMPGMPLIDIRPGLMPHSPGPRFPLMQPGMPPQRSIPPPAILDPSLHPPPRGPFPPGDIFNQTERPFGTPGRQNIDSISNPEKRLPLGGDNIQQEGDRDYRFPPVESRDNLNRPSPADVRDSVGRPPVDPREGIGRPPVDGREHFARPHVDMRENFGRPGIDNLGRREHFGFNSDKHWGQRGDYDEREHHAFPIYGGPKGFHEDRERFRHVNYRFDSRSGPNWNRGFEQDAHRDFDDRRRPWERQRDRDDRDFNFCREINGNRFGRDRMSNNWIPPPHPRVFEYFDGATSQRKADNMPQVNGENTETESQPPTAQVQDDPELYEKLTSSVEINKEKSDTEADIESEPVVESTETEGT, from the exons ttgtACTCGCTAAATGATTATAAGCCACCCATTTCTAAAGCTAAAATGACACAGATCACCAAGGCAGCAATCAAGGCTATAAAG ttctaCAAGCACGTTGTACAGAGTGTTGAGAAATTCATTCAAAAG TGTAAACCAGAATACAAGGTACCTGGTCTGTATGTCATTGACTCCATTGTGAGACAGTCCCGGCATCAGTTTGGGCAAGAAAAGGATGTGTTTGCTCCAAGATTCAGCAATAACATCATCAGCACTTTCCAGAACTTGTACCGTTGTCCTGGGGATGACAAG agTAAAATTGTTAGAGTGCTAAATTTGTGGCAGAAGAATAATGTGTTCAAGAGTGAAATTATTCAGCCTCTCTTGGATATGGCAGCAGGAATTCCTCCTCCAGTTGTCACCCCTGTCTTGCCCAGCACTACAGCTGCTATGAGCAACAATACACCAG gaACACCTGTGACTCCAGTTACTCCAGCCAATGTGGTACAGAGTTTACCTGATCCTTGGGTATCTCAGATTGCTAATACAGATACCcttgctgctgttgcacagaTTTTACAGAGTCCTCAAGGCCAACAG ctTCAGCAGTTGATACAGACACTGCAgatacagcagcagaaacctCAGCCTTCACTACTTCAAGCCCTGGATGCTGGTCTTGTCGTTCAGTTACAGGCCCTCACAGCACAGCttacagctgcagctgctgctgctaacaCACTTAATCCACTGGAACAGAGTGTCTCTTTTAATAAG CTGATGGACAGGTTTGACTTTGGGGAAGAATCTGAACAAAATGAAGAGCCTAAAAAGGAAACTCCCACTTCCCAACT gcCTTTAGTACCAGAATCTGTGAACAACTCGCTTTTTCACCAACTAGCTGAACAGCTACAGCAACAAAATTTAGAACATCTCAGACAACAGCTTCTGGAGCAACAGCAGCCTCAAAAG GCAAGCCCTGAGGAGAATCAAGAAGGAAATTTTGGTTCAGAGCACTCTGCCTCACCATCACAAGGGAGTAGTCAGCAGCAATTTTTAGAAGTGGAAACAAATGTAGATGATTCAATGGATATTCAACAACAG GACATGGATATAGATGAAGGACAGGATGTTGctgaagaagagatttttgaacaagaagaaaagaaatcagctgTTCGTTCAAGATCAAGAACTCGTTCAAGATCTCGTTCAAG GTCACCAAGGAAACGGAGGTCTAGATCACGATCTGGTTCTCGTAAGCGTAAACACAGAAAACGTTCACGCTCAAGatcaagagaaaggaagagaaagtcGTCTCGGTCATATTCCAGTGAAAGAAGGGctagggaaagggaaaaagaacgTCAGAAAAAGGGATTGCCTCCTATACGGTCAAAAACACTAAGTG TTTGCAGTACTACTCTTTGGGTAGGTCAAGTAGACAAGAAGGCTACACAGCAAGATTTAACTAACTTGTTTGAAGAATTTGGACAAATAGAGTCAATTAAT atGATTCCCCCAAGAGGTTGTGCTTATGTCTGTATGGTTCACAGACAAGATGCGTATCGTGCTCTTCAGAAACTTAGTTCTGGGTCCTATAAAATAGGATCTAAAATTATTAAG attgcCTGGGCTTTGAACAAAGGTGTGAAAACAGAATACAAGCAATTCTGGGATGTGGATCTGGGAGTTTCATATATTCCTTGGGAGAAAGTAAAATTGGATGATTTGGAGGGCTTTGCTGAAGGTGGCATGATTGATCAGGAAACAGTAAATACAG aatgggaAACAGCCAGAAGCTCAGAAGCtgctaaagaaaatattcaaactACACAGAGTGCTGCAGTTGATAAGAGTACAGTTATTACAACGCAGACAGAAGCTTACACGCAACCAGTCACTATGCTGCAG ATTCCAGtagctccagctgtgcctgctGTTAGCTTGGTTCCACCTGCGTTTCCTGTCACAATGTCTGTCCCTCCTCCTGGTTATAGCGCAATTCCTCCTCCACCCTTCTTGCGAGCAAGTTTCAACCCTTCACAGCCACCTCCAG GTTATATGCCTCCCCCAGTTCCACCTGTGGTCCCCCCACCTGTTGTCCCGCCACCTGTTGTCCCACCAGTTGTTCCAACAC CTTTAGTCCAGCCTCCATTACCAATTGCACAAGAGACAATGAAGGATGTTCCTTTTACTAGCCTTGTTCTACCAGTTGGCACAGTTACTAGCAATCTAGCTACTCCAACGTTATCTGCTGGAAGTGTTTTTAATCCTCTGCCAATCAACAAACCAGAATCGGATGAAAAGGGGTCACATCTTGCAGACCTTCAGATTTCTTCCAGTGAAAACAGTAGATCTG TGCAAAGTGATGTCTCGAGTAGCTCTGGACTTGTTGGAGGAGTGCAGCCACCCAGCGTCTCAAGCAGTTCTGGGCTTACTGGAGAAGGGCAACCACCCAGCGTCTCAAGTAGCTCTGGACTTGCAGGGGGAGTACAGCCACCCAGTGTTTCAAGCAGCTCTGGACTTGTAGGAGGAGTGCAACCACCAACTGTTTCAAGCAGTTCTGGTCTTGCAGGAGGAGTGCAGCTACCTACTGTCTCCAGTAGCTCTTCTCTTGCTGGCGGAGTTCAGCCACCCAGTGTCTCAAGTAGCTCTGGACTCATGGCTGGAGTGCAACCACCAAATGTCTCCAGTAGCTCAGGGCTTCTAGCTGGAGTGCATCCACCCAGTGTCTCAAGCAGCCCTGGCCTTCTGACAGGAATGCAGCCACCCAGTGTCTCAAGCAGCTCAGGAGTTCTGGTAGGAGTACAGCCACCAAGTGTTTCGAGCAACTCTGGGCTTCTCATAATGCCACCACCTAATGTTTCAAGTAGTTCTGGACTTATGGGAGTGCCACCACCAAATATTTCAAGTAGTTCTGGACTTCTGGCAATGCAGCATCCAGCTGGGGTTCAAAACATGCCTCATTTAAATATTAGTAGTCAAAGGATGCCGGGAATGCCTCTTATAGATATCCGTCCAGGCCTAATGCCCCATTCGCCTGGACCAAGGTTTCCATTAATGCAGCCAGGAATGCCACCGCAGCGTAGTATTCCTCCTCCAGCAATCCTTGATCCATCTCTTCACCCACCACCTCGAGGTCCTTTTCCTCCAGgagatatttttaatcaaacagAAAGACCTTTTGGAACACCAGGAAGACAAAACATCGATAGCATTTCTAATCCAGAGAAAAGACTACCACTTGGAGGTGATAACATTCAGCAGGAAGGAGACAGAGATTATCGCTTTCCTCCAGTGGAAAGCAGAGATAATCTTAACAGACCGTCTCCAGCGGATGTCAGAGATTCTGTTGGACGACCACCAGTTGATCCAAGAGAAGGCATAGGAAGGCCTCCAGTAGATGGAAGAGAACACTTTGCAAGACCACATGTAGACATGAGAGAAAATTTTGGAAGACCGGGTATAGATAACCTTGGTCGAAGAGAGCATTTTGGTTTCAATTCAGACAAGCACTGGGGACAGAGAGGAGATTATGATGAAAGAGAGCACCATGCCTTCCCTATTTATGGTGGCCCTAAAGGCTTCCATGAAGACAGAGAGAGGTTTCGGCATGTAAACTATAGGTTTGATAGTAGAAGTGGTCCCAATTGGAATAGAGGATTTGAACAAGATGCTCACAGAGATTTTGATGACCGCAGAAGACCCTGGGAAAGACAGAGGGATAGGGATgacagagattttaatttttgcagagaaattaatGGGAACAGGTTTGGAAGAGACAGAATGTCAAACAACTGGATCCCCCCTCCACATCCACGggtttttgaatattttgatgGGGCCACTTCCCAACGCAAAGCCGATAATATGCCCCAGGTAAACGGTGAAAATACAGAGACAGAAAGTCAGCCACCAACTGCACAGGTGCAGGATGATCCAGAACTTTATGAAAAACTGACATCTTCCGTCGAGATAAACAAAGAGAAGAGTGACACAGAAGCTGATATAGAAAGTGAACCAGTGGTAGAAAGCACAGAAACTGAGGGGACATAA